GAACGGTAATGACCGAAAGCGGCGGAAGCGTGGAAATGCTGGCCATCATGATCGCAACAATTCCGTACAGAATCATAAGCATCCGGATACCGCCGACCTTATCCGCGAGCCAGCCGCCCACCGGACGGAAGAAGCTGCCTGCGATAACGCAGAGAGTCGTAAAGTCCGCCGCACGAACCGGATCCAGTCCATATTGCGTGTTGAAGAAAATCGTTAAGTAGTTGGCCATGCCGACGAATCCGCCGAACGTGACGCTGTACAGAATACAGAACATCCATGTATCGCGCTGCTTAAGTACCGCGCCGTAGTCGGAAAGCTTGCGCGGCGCCGGCTGTGTCGGGCTGTCCTTGGCAAGCAGGGTGAACAGGATGAAGGTGATGGCGACAGGAATTAGGGCGAGACCAAATACAGTGTGCCAGTCGCCATAATGTTTGGCCAGCCGGTTCGCGAACAGCGTCGCGAAGATCGTGCCGCTGTTACCAGCTCCCGCGATACCCATGGCAAGGCCTTGGTATTGCGGCGGGTACCATCTGCTTGCAAGCGGGAGCGCGGCGGCGAACGATGCTCCGGCCATTCCCAGCAGTACGGCCACGATGTAAAGCTCATTAAGCGAGTTGACGAACTGCCAGCCCCATACAAGCGGGACCATCGTAACGATCAGGCCGAGCTGTCCGGTCCGCTTTGGTCCGATAACATCAGTCAAATATCCGAGGACAAGCCGCAGGATAGACCCGCCGAGAATCGGCAGTGCGACCAGGTTCGCTTTTTGCGCCGCATCCATCGGGTAGTCATTCATAATAATAACGACGAGTGGTCCGAGAAGCACCCATACCATAAAGCTTACATCAAAATACAAAAACGAGCTGAACAACGAGGGGGTATGACCGCTTTTCAAAAAGCTTTTCCGATCCATCATGTTTTAAAAACTCCTCTCCAGTAGTAAGGTCTCTGTTTTCTCTCTTGAGTGATGCTTTCTTTCTCTCTTGCCCGTTGGTTTCTTTGTTTCTCTCTGGTTTCTCTCCGTTTTTGGTACTGCATCCTGCTGTTTTGCTTACTGATGTAAGGTTACCTCACCTCACACAATAAAAGGCCGCACTGCAGTTGTGGTCAACTGCAATTCGGCCTCTTTGCCAATCAGCGGCACATCGGTGTGCAAGCTGA
This is a stretch of genomic DNA from Paenibacillus sp. sptzw28. It encodes these proteins:
- a CDS encoding NarK/NasA family nitrate transporter produces the protein MDRKSFLKSGHTPSLFSSFLYFDVSFMVWVLLGPLVVIIMNDYPMDAAQKANLVALPILGGSILRLVLGYLTDVIGPKRTGQLGLIVTMVPLVWGWQFVNSLNELYIVAVLLGMAGASFAAALPLASRWYPPQYQGLAMGIAGAGNSGTIFATLFANRLAKHYGDWHTVFGLALIPVAITFILFTLLAKDSPTQPAPRKLSDYGAVLKQRDTWMFCILYSVTFGGFVGMANYLTIFFNTQYGLDPVRAADFTTLCVIAGSFFRPVGGWLADKVGGIRMLMILYGIVAIMMASISTLPPLSVITVLLFVGMMGLGMGNGSVFQLVPQRFQKEIGIITGIVGAAGGLGGYFLPKILGNLKQSTGSYTPGFLIISGIALVCVVLIFILQGSWKKTWIGSGGKARSDQAAIQATS